In Falsibacillus albus, one genomic interval encodes:
- a CDS encoding acyl-CoA dehydrogenase family protein — protein sequence MDFLQAETMNERLKMMEKLKDGFFERAAEIDENNGFPFENIKELKESGYTALTVPKQFGGKDISLYEMIRLQERIAEGDGSTALAIGWHMGIIKNLGEKGKWEDDMLEFIFSEALNGKLINAAATEPKTGSPTRGGKPETTAVKTDDGWLVNGHKTFTSLAPALDYILVSATIEETGEVGNFLVPAASSGVRIEETWDSIALKGTGSHDLFVENVHVPHQHFVDVRSKGKKGAEGWLLHIPACYLGIAQAAQTYAIQFSKEYSPNSIKGTISELPNVQEKIGEMELEMMRARSFLYSVAKQWDEASKADQADMLPELGAVKLAVTNAAIVVVDLAMRVVGAKSLSLKNPLQRFYRDVRAGIHNPPMDDMTIMLLAKSALERGN from the coding sequence ATGGATTTTCTACAAGCCGAAACGATGAATGAACGACTGAAAATGATGGAAAAGTTAAAAGATGGATTTTTCGAAAGGGCAGCCGAAATCGATGAAAACAACGGATTCCCGTTCGAAAATATAAAGGAATTAAAGGAATCGGGTTATACTGCCTTGACAGTGCCGAAACAATTCGGGGGGAAGGACATTTCCCTATACGAGATGATCAGGCTGCAAGAACGGATAGCCGAAGGGGATGGTTCTACAGCGCTGGCCATCGGCTGGCATATGGGGATCATCAAAAATTTAGGGGAAAAGGGAAAATGGGAAGATGATATGCTTGAATTCATTTTTTCCGAAGCTCTAAATGGGAAGTTGATCAACGCCGCAGCGACAGAGCCGAAAACAGGCAGTCCCACAAGGGGGGGAAAGCCTGAAACTACGGCAGTGAAAACCGATGATGGCTGGTTGGTGAACGGGCATAAAACATTTACAAGTCTGGCACCGGCATTGGATTATATCCTGGTTAGTGCAACGATAGAAGAAACTGGGGAAGTAGGTAATTTCCTCGTTCCAGCTGCATCGTCAGGCGTAAGGATAGAAGAGACTTGGGACAGCATCGCATTGAAGGGTACGGGTAGCCATGATTTGTTTGTGGAAAATGTCCACGTCCCACATCAACATTTTGTAGATGTCCGTTCGAAAGGCAAGAAGGGGGCAGAAGGCTGGCTGCTGCATATTCCGGCATGCTATCTGGGCATAGCACAAGCGGCCCAAACCTATGCGATACAATTTTCAAAGGAATATTCTCCGAACAGCATCAAAGGGACCATCAGCGAGCTTCCGAATGTCCAAGAGAAAATCGGGGAGATGGAACTGGAGATGATGAGAGCCAGGAGTTTTCTATATTCTGTTGCCAAACAGTGGGATGAAGCCAGTAAAGCTGACCAGGCAGATATGCTTCCTGAATTAGGGGCAGTCAAGCTGGCTGTAACAAATGCTGCAATTGTAGTCGTAGATCTGGCAATGCGCGTAGTCGGAGCGAAAAGTTTATCATTAAAAAATCCGCTTCAGCGTTTTTACAGGGATGTCCGGGCAGGGATCCACAACCCACCGATGGATGACATGACCATCATGCTGTTGGCCAAAAGCGCACTTGAACGGGGTAATTAA